The following nucleotide sequence is from Marinomonas sp. IMCC 4694.
AAGTATTTAAAAGTATGGTGACTATTTCAGAGGACAAAAACAGTGGGTTAGTGACCTTGGCAATTACTCATCTCTCCCCTACCATTGCAAAACAATGGGTCGATTGGTTGGTCATCGACTTAAACGCATACATGAAGCAAGAATCACTAGACGATACCCGACGTAACATCGGATATTTAGAAGGACAAATTGAAAAAACCAGCATTTCAGACATGCAATCTGTTTTCTATCAACTTATCGAAGAGCAAACGAAAACTCTCATGCTTGCCCAAGTGCAAGAAGAGTTTGCCTTTAAAATCATCGACCCAGCCGTTGTACCAGAAGAA
It contains:
- a CDS encoding GNVR domain-containing protein; translated protein: VFKSMVTISEDKNSGLVTLAITHLSPTIAKQWVDWLVIDLNAYMKQESLDDTRRNIGYLEGQIEKTSISDMQSVFYQLIEEQTKTLMLAQVQEEFAFKIIDPAVVPEEKAGPKRALICVLAVLLGGMLGVAIVLIRFAFTKKDEPTTT